CTTCTGGCCCGTAGAGGAGCAGCCCCTTTGGCAGTGTAATACGGAAGTGTTTGAGCCCCTTTTCGTTCTGCAGCACTTTGATGATGGACCTAAGCTCCTTTTTGACGCGAATCTGCCCCGCCACGTCGCCGAATCCGATATGTGACGCGCGTATCGAGAGTCTGTCGGCATAAGCGGAGCGCTGCTCGGGACGCTGCGGTTCGATTTCTTTGAGGGCATCGATAAGAAGCGTCGTTTCTCTTTTTCCCTCCCTGGTTTTCCATGTCAGTTCGAAATGGCGCTCGAATTTGATGAAATATTTCAGATCGAACGAGAGATCGAAAAAACCGCTCAGCCACCTGCGCGCTTTGGGAGAGAGCGCAATGATGCACTTTCCAGCCCTCTGGCACTGAAGCGAGAGCCGGTCTGTCAACAGTGCGGGAAGTTTGTGGGCGATCCGTTTGGCGTTGAGATAGGGAGAAAAACCGAGTAGCAGCGCCAGTGCCACCTCTTTGGGATCGCGTATCTCGATCTCCGTAAGCGAAACGCTGTTGAGCTGCGCCACGGTTCGATTCATGATTCGTTCCGTAATGCTCCAGAGCGCTTTGAGATCGAGAAGGTAAAAGAGCGTCAGATCCCCTTCGCTCAGAACGTTGAGCAGTTCGGCATCGAAAAGCGCCACCATATTGCCCACTTCATCGGGGGCGGCCACTTTTGAGATATCTTCATAGAATTTTCCTTGGCGCAGCAGCGGGTTGTCATAAAAGGCGTCGACAAAGGATCGTTCGTACCAGGAGGGGTCCCCCAGAGTGAAGGTAAAGAGAAAGAGCGCCTGGCGGTAGCGTCTCTGATCGTCCGGAGCCCCGTCGGAGACGATGGCCGCTATCGCCCGCTGGATGGAGTGATCCGCTTTTTCGATCTCTTCGAAAACGACGACGCCGTTGGGATGTTCGTTGATCCACCGTTCCAGCACGCCGTGCTTTCCCACAAGTCGTTCGATGTCGTCGGCATAGGCATATTCGCCCATATGAAGAATCAGCGTCTCCCGCTGCAGGTAGCGTCCGACGATCACGGCGGCGAAATTCTTTCCGCAGGCGGGCGGGCCCGCCAGGGCGATCGCTCCTTCCACGCCGTCGAAAAGTCTGACCCGCCCGACTCTTTCGACCGCGAGGCTGAGAAATGCTATCGCCCTCTCCTGTCCGACAATCTCTTTTTTCGCATATCTTTCAAATGAATTGACACTACTCATAGCTTCTCTTTCAAAGGTCTGTTGGCGATCATTTCAAGCAACACAGTGGCATAGGAGCCTTTGGGCAGAGTAAAGTGCAGCTCGTAATGCCACTCCTCTTTTTTGTAAACGCCTTCGATCGCTTCCGGCCATATCCAGGCATACCGCCGGCCGCCCTGGGCCGGGACCTCCCTTAAAAACTCCTTTTCGATCTCCCACGCAAGTCCCGTCGCCTGTTTGGCTTTGAGCCCCGGAAGAATACCCGTAGGACTTATCTCACGGGCCTGAAAGCGGGCCGCGTCTTCGTGAATGTTGGATACGGTGAAGAGTCTGCCGTGGGGATAGTGCTGGGCCAAGTCGCCGGGAAGAAGTTTGAAGAAGTGGGGCTCTTTGTGAATCTGCCGTATCACTTCGTCGTTCCAGACGAACACCTCTTTCAGCTCTTTGGGCTTGAACGCATCGAAAAGCCTGGAAATTTCGATCCGCTTGCTCAGCCACATATTGAATAGGTGCGACTGATAGGCGCTCATCAGAAAATCGCGCTTTTTGCGGTGGCGCATTCTCTTTTTCCCCTCGATGATCTCCCTGGCGATTTCGAAATTGTCCCCCTCTTTGCCGAATCGCTGCCAGCCGAAATAGTTGGGTGATCCATTCGCTTCTATCCACTTCAGAAGCGAATCGATTTTCGCCGCATCAGTGGGGCTCACCTTTTTTAGACGGATGAAGAAGCGGTTGCCTTTCAGATGGCCGATACGCAGTTTGTTTCCGTGACGGGTCGTTTCGAGTATTTTAATCTGTTTGTGGGAGAAGTTTTTCAACGCCTCTTCATGCTTTTTGGGAATGGAAAGGTACTGCACGGTCATGGCTTCTTTGTCCTTGAGGCCGGCATATCCGATATCTTTGACTTTCAACCCGAGAGTCGAACTGAGTGTTTCGAGCATCTGCCAGGTCGTCAAACCCTTTTTCCTGATTTTGATTACAAGATGCTCGCCTTCCCCCGAAAAGTCGTATAGGGGAATCTCCGTCACGACGAAATCGGTGGGATTTTGCCGAAAATAAAACTCTATGGGAGTATGGCTCAATGGATAGAGTCTGTCTACTTTCATGGACGAAGTATAACGCAAAAAGGGCCGGTAACGACCCTTTTGGAAGAAGTTCTATCAGAAAGTGACGCCGCCGATGAGGCGCAGCGCCCAGGTGTTGGGTTCGTGATCCAGATCCACATGTTCGTAGGTCCCGGTGAAATAGACCCCACCCTCGTTCTTGTAGGAAAGACGCAGGCCCAGCAGCTGCATTTTGCTTTGGGGCTCGTCCGACGCGGTTTTGGAATACTTGCCATCGAGGTCGAAATAGGTATATCGCACCCCGCCCCACAGACCCCCCGCACCCAGTTTGCCCATGTCGTATCCCAACTGGAGTTTGTAGGAGTTGGCGTTGCGCAGACTGCCCGCCTCGAAGAAGTGGAAAATCATGCCATTGGCGAAATAGGGATAGCCGCCCCAGGCGCCGAGGGTGTCCCCTGTCCC
This genomic interval from Hydrogenimonas urashimensis contains the following:
- a CDS encoding AAA family ATPase codes for the protein MSSVNSFERYAKKEIVGQERAIAFLSLAVERVGRVRLFDGVEGAIALAGPPACGKNFAAVIVGRYLQRETLILHMGEYAYADDIERLVGKHGVLERWINEHPNGVVVFEEIEKADHSIQRAIAAIVSDGAPDDQRRYRQALFLFTFTLGDPSWYERSFVDAFYDNPLLRQGKFYEDISKVAAPDEVGNMVALFDAELLNVLSEGDLTLFYLLDLKALWSITERIMNRTVAQLNSVSLTEIEIRDPKEVALALLLGFSPYLNAKRIAHKLPALLTDRLSLQCQRAGKCIIALSPKARRWLSGFFDLSFDLKYFIKFERHFELTWKTREGKRETTLLIDALKEIEPQRPEQRSAYADRLSIRASHIGFGDVAGQIRVKKELRSIIKVLQNEKGLKHFRITLPKGLLLYGPEGVGKTMLVKAFAKEAGLPYIYLRSVDLFDEVLIQEVYSRARIAAPVIVVLEGVDTKGVIEGNYTHIPTGTLCDMIDRAPAEPDNYIFTIATARDLQEVPEDLTHPGRIDQSVEVPELDREARRFFAEKILEKPHEEGIDIDRITRYMSGMNGYELERIAKEAALDALRAGKEKLSEEIVIDRINTIKYGHKLEKKRFKNFEEDLKKSAWHEAAHAVASLRLLPDVEIEQVTVIPRSEALGLVSYMEDAIETNMSKEEIEANIAVLLAGRLATIKKFGKEKGLETGAYNDLQEASLYAYSAVAQFGMDEELFNLHVEILLQNVSHTLFKETIESRVRAWIDKGTKRAEEIVETEWKTIERIAKKLLKEEVIEGDQLKKLVLG
- the truD gene encoding tRNA pseudouridine(13) synthase TruD, encoding MKVDRLYPLSHTPIEFYFRQNPTDFVVTEIPLYDFSGEGEHLVIKIRKKGLTTWQMLETLSSTLGLKVKDIGYAGLKDKEAMTVQYLSIPKKHEEALKNFSHKQIKILETTRHGNKLRIGHLKGNRFFIRLKKVSPTDAAKIDSLLKWIEANGSPNYFGWQRFGKEGDNFEIAREIIEGKKRMRHRKKRDFLMSAYQSHLFNMWLSKRIEISRLFDAFKPKELKEVFVWNDEVIRQIHKEPHFFKLLPGDLAQHYPHGRLFTVSNIHEDAARFQAREISPTGILPGLKAKQATGLAWEIEKEFLREVPAQGGRRYAWIWPEAIEGVYKKEEWHYELHFTLPKGSYATVLLEMIANRPLKEKL